Proteins encoded in a region of the Mesoflavibacter profundi genome:
- a CDS encoding acetyl-CoA C-acyltransferase, giving the protein MKQAYIVKAYRTAVGKAPRGVFRFKRADELGAEVIQHMMKELPNLDVKRIDDVIVGNAMPEGSQGLNMARFISLIGLNSVDVPGVTVNRFCSSGIETIGIATAKIQAGMADCIIAGGSESMSSVPMTGFKPELNYDTVKAGHEDYYWGMGNTAEAVANQFKVSRKDQDEFAYNSHMKALRALAENRFQDQIVPIDVEQIYLNENGKKATKTYTVTKDEGPRKGTNVEALAKLRPVFAANGSVTAGNSSQMSDGAAFVMVMSEDMVKELNLEPVARLVNYAAAGVEPRIMGIGPVKAIPKALEQAGLKQSDLGLIELNEAFASQSLAVIRELDLNPDIVNVNGGAIALGHPLGCTGAKLSVQLFDEMRKRDMKGKYGAVTMCVGTGQGACGIFEFLN; this is encoded by the coding sequence ATGAAACAAGCATATATAGTAAAAGCATACAGAACAGCAGTTGGTAAAGCACCACGAGGCGTGTTCCGTTTTAAAAGAGCAGACGAGTTAGGTGCAGAAGTGATTCAGCACATGATGAAAGAATTACCAAATCTTGACGTAAAACGTATTGACGATGTTATAGTTGGTAACGCAATGCCAGAAGGATCGCAAGGTTTAAATATGGCACGTTTTATCTCATTAATCGGATTAAACAGTGTAGATGTTCCTGGTGTAACCGTTAACCGTTTTTGTTCTTCAGGAATAGAAACTATTGGTATTGCAACTGCTAAAATCCAAGCAGGAATGGCAGATTGTATTATTGCTGGTGGATCAGAAAGTATGAGTAGTGTACCAATGACAGGTTTTAAACCAGAACTAAATTACGACACTGTAAAAGCTGGTCACGAAGATTATTATTGGGGAATGGGTAATACTGCAGAAGCAGTTGCTAATCAATTTAAAGTATCTCGTAAAGATCAAGATGAATTTGCTTACAATTCACATATGAAAGCTTTAAGAGCTTTAGCAGAAAATCGTTTTCAAGATCAAATTGTTCCAATAGATGTAGAGCAAATTTATTTAAATGAAAACGGTAAAAAAGCAACTAAAACATACACTGTAACAAAAGATGAAGGTCCTAGAAAAGGGACTAATGTAGAAGCTTTAGCAAAATTACGACCAGTATTTGCTGCGAACGGAAGTGTAACCGCTGGTAATTCATCTCAAATGAGTGATGGTGCTGCATTTGTTATGGTTATGAGTGAAGATATGGTTAAAGAATTAAATCTTGAGCCTGTTGCAAGATTAGTAAATTACGCTGCTGCTGGTGTAGAACCAAGAATTATGGGAATTGGACCAGTAAAAGCAATTCCAAAAGCATTAGAACAAGCAGGATTAAAACAATCTGATTTAGGGTTAATAGAACTTAACGAAGCTTTTGCATCACAATCATTAGCTGTAATTAGAGAGTTAGATTTAAATCCAGATATCGTAAATGTTAACGGAGGTGCAATTGCATTAGGTCATCCATTAGGATGTACAGGTGCAAAACTATCAGTACAATTATTTGACGAAATGCGCAAACGTGACATGAAAGGTAAATATGGCGCTGTAACCATGTGCGTTGGTACTGGTCAAGGTGCTTGTGGAATTTTTGAATTTTTAAACTAG
- a CDS encoding glycoside hydrolase family 15 protein encodes MGNNLDYGIVGNCRSAALISKTGSVDWCCLPEFDSSSVFAKLLDAKIGGEFEILVSEDYHITQAYIDKTNILVTTFTNGKDCFEVHDFMPRYHKQNGGYYYPPELIRYFKLISGQPKFKINYNPKLEYAKGETNTYIKPNFIASLTYGDKFDTLFLYTSFDKQAVLDKEFISLKTNGFFLVGYNEKIFEPTVENIYLEHQRTKVYWLDWIDKTPKYRQYNAEILRSALTLKLLSYDKSGAVLAAATTSLPETIGEVRNWDYRFCWIRDASMVIKVVSQLGHKNMAKRYLNFIIDLIPDKDEKLQIMYGINKEKTLTEYSLDHLSGYQNSKPVRVGNAAYKQKQNDIYGILMDVIHQQFEIFSVDIENTEQLWTITKGIVWVVNKHWQEPDKGIWEFRGEDRHFTFSKVLCWVAIDRAIKVAEILNKTHKLNKWNIIKDDIKKDILDNAWNASVNAFTQSYGSTDLDASVLLMEPYGFIDAKDEKYVNTVKAIEKDLSNDGLLYRYKNKDDFGLPSSSFTICTFWFINSLYKIGEEEKAKAMFDKLLSYSNHLGLFSEDIDFKTKRLLGNFPQAYSHLALIETAINLSNVTTDEKVKSSIAN; translated from the coding sequence TTGGGAAATAATTTAGATTACGGTATAGTAGGAAATTGTAGAAGTGCAGCATTAATATCAAAAACAGGATCTGTAGATTGGTGTTGTTTGCCAGAGTTTGATTCGTCCTCAGTTTTTGCTAAATTATTAGATGCTAAAATTGGAGGTGAATTTGAAATATTGGTGTCTGAGGATTATCATATAACCCAAGCGTATATTGATAAAACCAATATTTTGGTAACCACTTTTACTAACGGAAAGGATTGTTTTGAAGTTCATGATTTTATGCCAAGATATCATAAACAGAATGGTGGTTATTATTATCCGCCTGAATTAATTAGGTATTTTAAATTAATCTCTGGACAGCCAAAATTTAAAATTAATTATAATCCTAAATTAGAATACGCTAAAGGCGAAACTAATACTTACATAAAACCAAATTTTATTGCTAGCTTAACTTATGGAGATAAGTTTGACACGTTATTTTTATATACATCCTTTGATAAACAAGCAGTATTGGATAAAGAGTTTATTTCTTTAAAAACCAATGGGTTTTTCTTAGTTGGTTATAATGAAAAAATATTTGAACCAACCGTTGAAAATATATATTTAGAACATCAACGCACCAAAGTATATTGGTTAGATTGGATAGATAAAACACCAAAATATAGACAATATAACGCAGAGATTTTAAGAAGCGCATTGACATTAAAATTATTATCCTACGATAAATCTGGTGCTGTACTTGCAGCAGCTACAACATCTTTACCTGAAACTATTGGTGAAGTAAGAAATTGGGACTACCGTTTTTGTTGGATTAGAGATGCTTCTATGGTGATAAAAGTAGTGTCACAATTAGGTCATAAAAATATGGCTAAGCGTTATTTAAATTTTATTATTGATTTGATTCCTGATAAAGATGAAAAACTGCAAATCATGTACGGAATTAACAAAGAAAAAACATTAACCGAATATAGTTTAGATCATTTAAGTGGTTATCAAAACTCTAAACCTGTACGTGTTGGTAATGCAGCATATAAACAAAAGCAAAATGATATTTACGGTATTTTAATGGATGTAATCCATCAACAATTCGAAATATTTTCTGTAGATATTGAAAATACTGAACAACTTTGGACAATTACCAAAGGAATTGTTTGGGTAGTTAATAAACACTGGCAAGAACCAGATAAAGGGATTTGGGAATTTAGAGGAGAAGATAGGCATTTCACTTTTTCTAAAGTGTTATGTTGGGTAGCTATAGATCGCGCTATTAAAGTTGCCGAAATACTAAATAAAACCCATAAACTTAATAAGTGGAATATTATTAAAGATGACATTAAGAAGGATATTTTAGATAATGCTTGGAACGCTTCTGTTAATGCATTTACACAATCTTATGGAAGTACAGATTTGGATGCATCTGTGTTATTAATGGAACCTTATGGATTTATAGATGCTAAAGATGAAAAGTATGTAAATACTGTAAAAGCAATAGAAAAAGATTTAAGTAATGATGGTTTACTTTACAGATATAAAAATAAAGACGATTTTGGTTTACCGTCTTCTTCATTTACAATTTGTACGTTCTGGTTTATAAACAGTTTGTATAAGATAGGCGAGGAGGAAAAAGCTAAAGCTATGTTTGATAAGCTATTGTCTTACAGCAATCATTTAGGATTGTTTAGTGAAGATATAGACTTTAAGACTAAGCGTTTGTTAGGTAATTTCCCGCAAGCGTATTCACATTTAGCTTTAATTGAAACAGCGATTAACTTGTCTAATGTTACAACAGATGAAAAAGTAAAAAGTAGTATAGCTAATTAA
- a CDS encoding YdeI/OmpD-associated family protein yields MEEHYFKTDNDWREWLHDNHNSSSGIYLIFFKVDHENESMRWEEAVKVALCYGWIDSTVKSLGNGKRRQRFSPRNPKSVWSALNKKYIVELKAENLMHNSGLDTIKTAKQNGSWTALDDVENGIIPEDLQIAFNTNPQALDNYNNFAPSYRKSYLYWLNQAKLDETRQKRIAEIIKLCDANIKSRSDW; encoded by the coding sequence TTGGAAGAACATTATTTTAAAACAGATAACGACTGGAGAGAATGGTTACATGATAACCACAATTCTTCCTCTGGTATTTACTTAATCTTCTTTAAAGTAGACCATGAAAACGAAAGTATGCGTTGGGAAGAAGCTGTAAAAGTAGCTTTGTGTTATGGTTGGATAGATAGTACCGTTAAAAGTTTAGGAAACGGAAAACGAAGACAACGCTTTTCACCTAGAAATCCAAAAAGTGTTTGGAGTGCTTTGAATAAAAAATATATCGTTGAGTTGAAAGCAGAAAATTTAATGCACAACAGTGGATTAGACACCATTAAAACTGCTAAACAAAACGGAAGTTGGACTGCTCTAGATGATGTAGAAAACGGTATTATTCCGGAAGATTTACAAATAGCATTTAATACAAATCCTCAAGCATTAGACAACTATAATAACTTTGCGCCTTCTTATAGAAAAAGTTATTTATATTGGTTAAACCAAGCTAAACTTGATGAAACTAGACAAAAAAGAATCGCAGAGATTATAAAACTCTGCGATGCTAATATTAAATCTCGTAGTGATTGGTAA
- a CDS encoding M28 family peptidase, translated as MKKIIILPLLLFTYFSIGQTSQKIYDIIDSVSAKRIEKDIQTLVSFGTRNTFSDTISNTRGIGAARRWIKSEFETISKNCNNCLNVFYQKDFVNKDGNNRVPHDAWVVNVVAVQKGTKYPNRYIIMSGDIDSRASDTMDFTTDAPGANDNASGMAGTIEAARVLSNYQFESSIVYVGLSGEEQGLFGGSGLANYAKENNWDIIGILNNDMIGNIKGVDGVIDNRTFRIFSEPVPANETERERQLRRFYGGEVDGISRQLARYVHKTVKTYMPEMNPMMVYRLDRFGRGGHHRPFNDLGFAGIRIMEAHENYNQQHQDIREENGIKYGDVIDHVNFEYAKKLTAVNAINMASLASAPPAPKNVAIGGIVEPSAKFKWDKVEGAIGYKIYWRDTTSPTWDYSRYVGDVSEFTLEGIVIDNFFFGIAAVGKDGFESPVVFPNKVFR; from the coding sequence ATGAAAAAAATAATTATTCTTCCTCTACTGTTATTTACTTACTTTTCTATAGGCCAAACTAGCCAAAAGATTTATGATATTATCGATTCTGTTTCAGCAAAAAGAATAGAAAAAGATATACAAACATTAGTAAGTTTTGGAACAAGAAATACGTTTAGTGATACTATTTCTAATACTAGAGGAATTGGAGCCGCAAGACGTTGGATAAAATCTGAATTTGAAACTATATCTAAAAACTGTAATAACTGTCTTAATGTTTTTTATCAAAAAGATTTTGTGAATAAAGATGGTAATAATCGTGTACCACATGATGCTTGGGTTGTAAATGTTGTTGCGGTTCAAAAAGGAACAAAATATCCTAATCGATATATTATAATGAGTGGAGATATAGACTCTAGAGCTAGTGATACTATGGACTTTACCACTGATGCTCCTGGAGCAAATGATAATGCATCTGGTATGGCTGGAACTATTGAAGCTGCAAGAGTCCTTTCTAATTATCAATTTGAAAGTAGTATTGTTTACGTTGGTCTTTCCGGTGAAGAACAAGGTCTTTTTGGAGGTAGTGGTTTAGCTAATTATGCTAAAGAAAACAATTGGGATATTATTGGTATACTTAACAATGACATGATTGGAAATATCAAAGGAGTTGATGGAGTAATAGACAATCGTACTTTCAGAATTTTTTCTGAACCTGTTCCTGCAAACGAAACAGAAAGAGAAAGACAACTTAGACGTTTTTATGGTGGCGAAGTTGATGGTATATCAAGACAATTAGCTAGATATGTACACAAAACAGTAAAAACATATATGCCAGAAATGAATCCTATGATGGTTTATAGATTAGACCGTTTTGGTCGTGGTGGACATCACAGACCTTTTAACGATTTAGGTTTTGCAGGTATTAGAATTATGGAAGCACATGAAAACTACAATCAACAACATCAAGATATTCGTGAGGAAAACGGAATTAAATATGGTGATGTAATTGATCACGTTAATTTTGAATATGCTAAAAAACTAACTGCTGTTAATGCTATAAACATGGCTAGTTTAGCTTCTGCGCCGCCAGCTCCAAAAAACGTTGCTATTGGTGGTATTGTAGAACCTTCAGCTAAATTTAAATGGGATAAAGTTGAAGGTGCAATTGGTTATAAAATATATTGGAGAGACACTACTTCTCCTACTTGGGATTATAGTAGATATGTAGGTGATGTTTCCGAATTTACTTTAGAAGGTATTGTTATAGATAACTTCTTTTTTGGGATTGCTGCTGTAGGAAAAGACGGTTTTGAAAGTCCCGTTGTTTTTCCTAATAAAGTATTTAGATAA
- a CDS encoding acyl-CoA dehydrogenase family protein has translation MAETEKDILRGGQFLVKETNCEDIFTPEDFSEEQQMMKESVIEFNDREIIPNKPRFEAKDYALTEEVMRKAGDMGFLSVAVPEAYGGMGLGFVSTVLTCDYISSGTGSFSTAFGAHTGIGTMPITLYGTEEQKQKYVPKLASGEWFGAYCLTEPGAGSDANSGKTTAELSADGKTYKINGQKMWISNAGFCNVMIVFARIEDDKNITGFIVEYDKNNPNGITLGEEEHKLGIRASSTRQVFFNDTEVPAENMLAGRGEGFKIAMNALNVGRIKLAAACLDSQRRITTTAVQYANERKQFKTPIADFGAIKIKLAEMATNTYVGESATYRASKNIEDRIAIREASGNTHQEAELKGVEEYAIECSILKVAVSEDVQNCADEGIQVFGGMGFSEETPMEAAWRDARIARIYEGTNEINRLLSVGMLVKKAMKGHVDLLGPAMKVQEELMGIPSFDTPDYSALLSEEKAMIAKLKKVFLMVAGAAVQKFGPDLENHQQLLAAAADILIEVYMAESAILRTEKNAKRFGEDAQATQIAMSKLYLYHAVETIETKGKEAIISFAEGDEQRMMLMGLKRFTKYQNFPNVVALRNEIAEKVKAENKYCF, from the coding sequence ATGGCAGAAACTGAAAAAGACATCCTACGTGGCGGTCAATTCTTAGTAAAAGAAACAAATTGTGAAGATATTTTCACTCCTGAAGATTTTTCAGAAGAACAACAAATGATGAAAGAATCGGTTATCGAGTTTAATGACCGTGAAATTATACCTAACAAACCTCGTTTTGAAGCTAAAGATTATGCTTTAACAGAAGAAGTAATGCGTAAAGCTGGAGATATGGGCTTTTTAAGCGTTGCTGTTCCTGAGGCTTATGGCGGAATGGGATTAGGATTCGTATCAACAGTTTTAACTTGTGATTATATTTCTTCTGGTACAGGATCTTTTAGTACTGCTTTTGGTGCACATACTGGAATTGGTACTATGCCAATTACATTATACGGTACAGAGGAACAAAAACAAAAATATGTACCTAAATTAGCATCTGGTGAATGGTTTGGTGCGTATTGTTTAACCGAACCTGGTGCTGGATCTGATGCAAATTCTGGTAAAACTACTGCAGAGCTTTCTGCAGATGGTAAAACATACAAAATCAACGGACAGAAAATGTGGATTTCTAACGCAGGTTTCTGTAACGTAATGATAGTTTTTGCTAGAATTGAAGACGATAAAAACATTACAGGATTTATCGTAGAATATGATAAAAATAATCCTAACGGAATCACTTTAGGTGAAGAAGAACATAAATTAGGAATCCGCGCAAGTTCTACACGTCAAGTATTCTTTAATGATACTGAAGTTCCTGCAGAAAATATGCTAGCAGGTCGTGGCGAAGGATTTAAAATCGCAATGAATGCACTTAACGTTGGTCGTATTAAATTAGCAGCTGCTTGTTTAGATTCTCAAAGACGTATCACAACTACAGCTGTTCAATATGCTAACGAACGTAAACAATTTAAAACTCCAATTGCAGACTTTGGAGCTATAAAAATAAAGTTAGCAGAAATGGCAACTAACACTTATGTAGGTGAATCTGCTACATATAGAGCTTCAAAAAATATTGAAGATCGTATTGCTATTCGTGAAGCATCAGGAAATACACATCAAGAAGCAGAGCTTAAAGGTGTAGAAGAATATGCTATAGAATGTTCAATCTTAAAAGTCGCAGTATCAGAAGATGTACAAAATTGTGCAGACGAAGGTATACAAGTATTTGGTGGAATGGGATTTTCTGAAGAAACACCAATGGAAGCTGCTTGGAGAGACGCACGTATTGCAAGAATATATGAAGGTACTAACGAAATTAACAGATTATTATCTGTTGGAATGTTAGTAAAGAAAGCGATGAAAGGTCATGTTGATTTATTAGGTCCTGCAATGAAAGTACAGGAAGAACTAATGGGTATTCCTTCTTTTGATACACCAGATTATTCTGCTCTACTTTCAGAAGAAAAAGCAATGATTGCTAAGCTTAAAAAAGTATTTTTAATGGTTGCTGGAGCAGCAGTACAAAAATTTGGACCAGATTTAGAGAATCACCAACAATTATTAGCAGCTGCAGCAGATATTTTAATTGAAGTTTATATGGCAGAATCTGCAATTTTACGTACAGAGAAAAATGCAAAACGCTTTGGCGAAGATGCACAAGCTACACAAATTGCTATGTCAAAATTATATTTATACCACGCAGTAGAAACTATAGAAACTAAAGGAAAAGAAGCTATAATTTCTTTTGCAGAAGGTGACGAACAACGCATGATGCTTATGGGACTTAAACGTTTCACTAAGTATCAAAACTTCCCTAATGTAGTAGCATTAAGGAATGAAATTGCAGAAAAAGTAAAAGCGGAAAACAAGTATTGTTTCTAA
- a CDS encoding bifunctional alpha,alpha-trehalose-phosphate synthase (UDP-forming)/trehalose-phosphatase, translating to MNKTIIVSNRLPLQVKIENNALNIKPSVGGLATGLKSVHEEGNGIWIGWSGLTEEELDKDLSNQVNKEVTKAKCATVPLTQDDVDNFYFGFSNKTLWPLFHYFMEYTEFDNDQWEAYKTVNQKFADVILENIEDGDTVWVHDYQLLLLPKLIKDKKPNTTIGFFLHIPYPSYEIFRTFPWREELLHGMLGADLLGFHTYDYERHFLSSVKRILRLDVQFNEISYLDRVVKVDSFPMGIDYNKFHNAALSHLNQSNTEKSELQKRLDDHIQAGPDTKLILSIDRMDYTKGIPNRIRAFEYFLNKYPQFKEKVRLVMLAVPSRSDVPQYQKLKRETDELVGRVNGEFSTVSWTPIWYFYRSMPFDNLIDLYTSSQIALITPVRDGMNLVAKEYIATRVNQDGVLILSEMAGASKEMNEALLINPNNFEQLADTLKHAIEMPAEEQSKRIKILQKRLQRYSVEKWAEEFMKSLNDTKKIGKTIVAKKMDEDHQATMISDFKQAKRKLLFLDYDGTLVGFKDNPQDAKPDDKLIQLLDQLNQTENTDVVIVSGRDRETFEDWFAEKSYNLITDHGVWLKAKKDDWQMLEILKTNWMDNIQPILQTFVDRTPGTFIEQKKYSLAWHYRKADPELAQIRTIELNTVLTHLIANNDLSVLKGNKVIEIKSSSVNKGRATSRWLTKANYDFVFAIGDDWTDEYMFEDLPENTYSVKVGFKKTKAKYYVKDTDKVRDLLVNFTQQ from the coding sequence ATGAATAAAACAATTATTGTATCAAATAGACTGCCATTACAAGTTAAAATAGAGAATAATGCTTTAAACATAAAACCTAGTGTTGGTGGTTTAGCAACAGGTTTAAAATCGGTTCATGAAGAAGGAAATGGTATTTGGATTGGTTGGTCTGGATTGACCGAAGAAGAATTAGATAAAGACTTGTCTAATCAAGTGAATAAAGAAGTTACTAAAGCAAAATGCGCGACAGTTCCGTTAACACAAGATGATGTAGACAATTTTTACTTCGGATTTAGCAACAAAACCCTTTGGCCTTTATTTCATTATTTTATGGAATATACCGAGTTTGATAACGACCAATGGGAAGCTTACAAAACCGTTAATCAAAAATTTGCCGATGTTATTTTAGAAAATATCGAAGATGGTGACACAGTTTGGGTACATGATTATCAATTACTGTTACTGCCAAAGCTTATAAAAGACAAAAAACCAAATACAACCATTGGTTTCTTTTTACATATTCCTTATCCGTCTTATGAAATTTTTAGAACATTTCCTTGGCGTGAAGAATTGCTGCACGGTATGCTTGGAGCCGATCTTTTAGGGTTTCATACGTATGATTACGAGCGTCACTTTTTAAGTTCGGTAAAACGAATTTTAAGATTAGATGTTCAGTTTAACGAAATTTCATATTTAGACCGTGTTGTTAAGGTAGATTCATTCCCAATGGGAATAGATTATAATAAATTTCATAACGCAGCGCTTTCTCATTTAAATCAATCAAATACCGAAAAATCCGAGCTTCAAAAACGTTTAGATGATCATATTCAAGCTGGTCCAGATACCAAATTAATCTTATCTATAGACCGTATGGATTATACCAAAGGTATTCCAAATCGTATTCGCGCTTTTGAATATTTCCTTAACAAATATCCGCAGTTTAAAGAAAAAGTAAGGTTAGTAATGTTGGCTGTTCCGTCACGTTCTGACGTGCCTCAATATCAAAAATTGAAACGAGAAACAGACGAACTTGTTGGTCGTGTTAACGGAGAATTTTCTACCGTTAGTTGGACGCCAATCTGGTATTTTTATAGATCTATGCCTTTTGATAATTTAATAGATTTATACACCTCATCACAAATTGCATTAATTACGCCAGTAAGAGACGGTATGAATCTTGTTGCTAAAGAATACATCGCAACACGTGTAAATCAAGATGGTGTTTTAATTTTAAGTGAAATGGCTGGTGCATCTAAAGAAATGAACGAAGCATTACTTATTAATCCTAATAACTTCGAACAGCTTGCTGATACTTTAAAACATGCTATTGAAATGCCTGCTGAAGAGCAATCTAAAAGAATAAAAATTCTTCAAAAACGTCTACAACGTTACAGCGTAGAAAAATGGGCAGAAGAGTTTATGAAATCCTTAAACGACACCAAAAAAATAGGTAAAACAATTGTTGCAAAAAAAATGGATGAAGACCATCAAGCAACTATGATTTCAGACTTTAAACAAGCTAAAAGAAAGCTTTTATTTTTAGATTATGATGGTACTTTGGTTGGATTTAAAGACAATCCTCAAGATGCAAAACCAGACGATAAATTAATACAGCTTTTAGACCAATTAAATCAAACAGAGAATACAGATGTAGTTATTGTTAGTGGTCGCGATCGCGAAACTTTTGAAGACTGGTTTGCAGAAAAATCTTACAATTTAATTACAGATCATGGTGTATGGTTAAAGGCTAAAAAAGACGATTGGCAAATGTTAGAAATCTTAAAAACTAACTGGATGGACAACATACAGCCTATACTTCAAACCTTTGTAGATCGTACTCCTGGAACATTTATCGAACAAAAAAAATACTCGTTAGCTTGGCATTACCGCAAAGCCGATCCAGAATTAGCACAAATAAGAACTATAGAATTAAACACAGTTCTAACACATTTAATTGCTAACAACGATTTATCTGTTTTAAAAGGAAATAAAGTCATCGAAATTAAAAGTAGTAGCGTTAACAAAGGTCGTGCAACCTCACGCTGGTTAACAAAAGCTAACTACGATTTTGTGTTTGCAATTGGTGATGATTGGACAGATGAGTATATGTTTGAAGATTTACCAGAAAACACCTATTCTGTTAAAGTTGGATTTAAAAAAACAAAAGCAAAATATTACGTAAAAGATACAGACAAAGTCAGAGATTTATTAGTTAATTTTACGCAACAATAA
- a CDS encoding M1 family metallopeptidase, with product MKSIFTFAFCCLAFTISHAQLLHKKKDFTRQDTLRGSITPEREWWDLSYYHLDIKVEPETKTISGKNTIQYKVLQPYQVMQIDLQPPLQLTKVTQNGEQLDIKHDGNAHFVTLKNTQKIGEVNSIVAYYEGQPREAVRAPWDGGISWKKDKNGNHFIASSCQGLGASVWWPNKDHMYDEVDSMLISVNVPEKLTNVSNGRLRKVEQKDDQTKTYHWFVNNPINNYGVNINIGDYANFSEVYKGEKGNLDMNYYVLNYNLDKAKTHFTDAPKMMKAFEHWFGPYPFYEDSFKLVEVPYLGMEHQSSVTYGNQYLKGYLGNDLSGTGWGLKFDFIIIHEAGHEWFANNITNVDIADMWIHESFTAYSESLFLDYYYGKQAASEYVIGTRRSIQNDRPLIGHYNVNNEGSGDMYYKGANMLHTLRTMVNNDEKWRQILRTLNKKFYHQTVTTQQIENCLAEETGLDLTGFFNQYLRTTKIPVFEYKVENKTLKFRFSNTVDNFKMPLLINIVEKEHWINPTNEWKTIKIPSSNSSISVKKDFYLNVEKI from the coding sequence ATGAAATCAATTTTCACATTTGCTTTTTGCTGCTTGGCATTTACAATATCGCACGCACAATTACTTCATAAAAAGAAAGATTTTACTCGACAAGATACACTTCGCGGAAGCATTACACCAGAACGCGAATGGTGGGATTTATCGTATTACCATTTAGATATAAAAGTAGAGCCAGAAACCAAAACAATTTCGGGTAAAAACACCATTCAATACAAAGTGTTACAACCATATCAAGTCATGCAAATAGATTTGCAACCGCCTTTACAGTTGACTAAAGTGACTCAAAATGGAGAACAACTTGATATTAAACATGATGGAAATGCTCATTTTGTCACACTTAAAAACACTCAAAAAATAGGAGAAGTAAATAGCATCGTTGCCTATTATGAAGGTCAACCACGTGAAGCTGTTCGTGCGCCTTGGGATGGCGGTATTTCTTGGAAAAAAGATAAAAACGGTAATCATTTTATAGCATCGTCTTGTCAAGGACTTGGTGCAAGTGTTTGGTGGCCAAATAAAGATCATATGTATGACGAGGTAGACAGCATGCTTATTAGTGTAAATGTCCCAGAAAAATTAACGAATGTTTCCAACGGAAGACTTAGAAAAGTTGAACAAAAAGATGATCAAACAAAAACATATCACTGGTTTGTAAATAACCCAATTAATAATTACGGAGTTAATATTAACATAGGTGATTACGCTAATTTTTCAGAAGTTTATAAAGGTGAAAAAGGTAATTTAGACATGAATTATTACGTACTAAATTACAATTTAGACAAAGCCAAAACACACTTTACAGATGCTCCAAAAATGATGAAAGCTTTTGAGCATTGGTTTGGTCCGTATCCATTTTACGAGGATAGTTTTAAGCTAGTTGAAGTACCATATTTAGGTATGGAACATCAAAGTTCTGTTACCTACGGAAATCAATATTTAAAAGGCTATTTAGGTAACGATTTGTCTGGTACAGGTTGGGGATTAAAATTTGATTTTATCATTATTCATGAAGCTGGACATGAATGGTTTGCCAACAATATTACAAACGTTGATATTGCCGATATGTGGATTCATGAGAGCTTTACGGCATATTCAGAAAGTTTGTTTTTGGATTATTACTATGGTAAACAAGCTGCATCGGAATATGTGATTGGAACAAGAAGAAGCATACAAAACGACAGACCATTAATTGGACACTACAATGTAAACAATGAAGGATCTGGAGACATGTATTACAAAGGTGCTAATATGCTTCATACCTTAAGAACTATGGTGAATAACGACGAAAAATGGCGTCAGATTTTAAGGACGTTAAATAAAAAATTCTATCACCAAACTGTCACAACACAACAAATTGAAAATTGTTTAGCTGAAGAAACTGGTTTAGATTTAACAGGTTTCTTTAATCAATATTTACGCACAACTAAAATTCCTGTGTTTGAATACAAGGTTGAAAATAAAACTCTAAAATTCAGATTTTCTAATACTGTAGACAATTTTAAAATGCCTTTACTAATTAATATTGTTGAAAAAGAACATTGGATCAACCCAACTAATGAATGGAAAACTATTAAAATTCCTTCATCTAATTCTTCAATTAGTGTAAAGAAAGATTTTTATCTTAATGTTGAAAAAATCTAA